TGGTTCAAAATAAAGAAGATCATAGATAATATATTGACCTAATTTCAAATAAGAAACTAAAGGTATACTCCTGACAGTCATGGGAAAATGTCCACTACTTCCAAAAATAGATAACAGAAACAGGGAAATAAAATTTAAATGCGGAACTAGAAGAAACAACTTTAGAAAACAGAGTCAAACATTGTACTAATAGTGAATTTTTGCAATATAAAGGCATAGAATCGCCTAGTTAATCTGCACATGTCCATGCGGAATTAGACCATCGTAGAGGTGCTCAATGACCACCCCGGACCAAATCAGTCAATAATCAGATATGTACCAAATCACTTTTCTTAAACTATCTTATCTAATCGTCAAGAAAATAGCAAAGATGCCACAGTCTGCTCTACCCCTTTCCCTTCCAGCCTACCCAAAATGCGCGATTTGCCAAGCCTACAACTTTTTAATCGCCTATAACTTCGTAATCGTCTCTAATTTACGCCGAGATCTTCTTGGACGATCCAATTCACTCGATACCATTTAGCAACAGACCAGCGACGGGAGCCAAAACCCTATATGCATGCCTACACGGTACGAGATCCGAATCCTTCCACCAAAAGTACAGGGACGCGCAACCGCACGCGTGACGCGCTTACCTTGGAGGGTTCGATCTTCTGGAAGTTCTTGATGACGGAGACGACGCGGTCGGCGACCTCGCCCTTGTCGAGGAAAGAGCCCTTCTCCACCTCCGAGGTGGAAGACAGGAGCCTGGCGACGGGGACGCTTCCCGCTGCTCCCGCTGCGACCGCGGGGCGCGCCACCGGCAcgcggaagtggttaaggagggctctcctcgccgccgccatcgccattACCCGTGCAGTCGTGCAGCGAGTGGGGAGGAGAAGGGGAACGTGGGCGACCTGCGGCTGCGGTGGTTCGGGCTGATGCTAGCTAAGTCGTGATCGATCGATCGTACAAATCGGGGCCCATTCCGAAGCCTTACAAAGTCGCTCGTGGGCCGGATGTTAAGGACGGATCTAGCTCACAGCTGACGTGACCTACGGCCGTTACTCAAAAAAAAAACGTAACCTACGGCCTATTTGCCTAAAAAAACGGCTTATTAGCAAAGTGCCCATTATTCTAAAAAAAAGTGTCCATGACCTCAAAAAAAAGTGCCCGTGCTCACAGCTTGATCGCTGACACGAAAATTTAGGGTTTGATTTGAGGAAGGGCCGCCTTTGGTTGCTATTTTGGCGTTGAGATGTAAGGGGGCCTTGGATCATTAAAAAAAAGGGGTCTTCTTCAGCATTTAGCGATGCATTTCGATTAGGGTCGTATTCTATGGTTACGATTCTATCAGATATGTCTTTTTAATTCCGTCGAAAATTTATGATCGTATTACGCTTGACTCACTGCAAAACATTTCACTTTCTGCACCACGGTCATATGTGGTTTACACTCATTGCCTTTTCATCTGACTTTGCCATCGGGCAATTGTTTGTTTTCAACTGGATTGCATTCCGAACGGAAGATATGGCACCAAAAGTTGTAGAGTTGGTCGTCTTTCATATCGAGCCAATGAAGCAGCGCGTCAGATTTTGTTTTGCTTCTCCCAGTCAATCAACTCGACTCTTTTCCCTGCCCCCCGGCCTCTCACTTCAttttgttcttcctctgtaccctCACTTGAATGAAGACACCCAATCGGCCTGACTTTCCCAAATGTCGGCCACCAGCCCTTTTCCTGTAGTACGGGTCTTGATTTCTTGACTGGCATGGCTCGAGCTTACGAGTTCTACACACTACGGAACTGCCCTTTGTGAGTCCAAATCGACCCCATTTTATTTCTTGGAAGATTCCCACCAGAAAGTACTTGACGGCCTTGGCATATAAGGCGTAATTCTTGGGAGCCGTTAAGACAATGATGAAGAGTACGGTGTCGAAAATCCCCAGCCCCCAAAAAATCAAGTTTTCTCGTGGCTCATACCCCAAAAACGTGTGTGGACAATGGATTGGCTCGTCAAGAGTGGTTGGCTAAACTATAACATGTGCAAGCTTTCCAACCGCGTCCCAAAGACGGCATTCCGTATTCTTTTCCATTGATCCTAGCTCCTGCAtgtagtcctggccatgggcagcccggcccggcccgaaaaagcccaacccggcccggaccgaccttgtccacgggccgggctcaggcctaggttttgagcccgaagcacgggccgggcccgggcccgtcATTTTCGccgtttaaggaagaggcccggcccgtgGACCGAGGCCCGGCGGGCTTTTAGCAtgatgggccgggctcgggcctgggttttttgcgtcgggctttgGTTGGCCCGGCCCGAGGGATGGCCAGGTATACCTGCATGCCTTCAACACCGTTAAATCTTGGTGGTCTCATGTGGTAGATAGAAGTGGTGGCACGCAAGACAACTTCAACACTTCTCGTGCTTGTTTATTGTGATCTTTGGAAGGAGCACAATGTGAGAGTCTTCAACAACAAATCTTCGTCGTCGACCATTGTCTTTTTGCGCATTCGCTTTGAGTCTAAAAATTGGGTCTTGGCGTGGGCCAAAAGCTTGGGTAATATTATGCCAGGAGAGCAGACTTTTGTTTCTGGCCTTTAGACTTGTGTGTCACTTTGTAAAACTTCCTCTTATTTAATGAATATGGCAAATTCTTTGTCTCTTTTTAAAAGAATAAAGGAAGATAATATCGTTTCGATAGCCTCCGGGTACGGGACAAATTAAACGTAGAGACCCACGAGGAGAGCACGACAAGAATCGCACTAAGCAGGTCGGTGGGGCCACTGGGAGAGAGCATGAGGACACGTCAACCCGAGAGGTACTTGTCGACCTTGGTAACGAGTGCCACGCACTTTTCAGGGGACTGGAGGGACCCCAATCAAGTCTAGTGTTAGATCTTTATTGGTATGTGCCGATTTAATTTGTTTAGTTCTTTGA
This DNA window, taken from Triticum aestivum cultivar Chinese Spring chromosome 1D, IWGSC CS RefSeq v2.1, whole genome shotgun sequence, encodes the following:
- the LOC123181831 gene encoding acyl carrier protein 2, mitochondrial, with the protein product MAMAAARRALLNHFRVPVARPAVAAGAAGSVPVARLLSSTSEVEKGSFLDKGEVADRVVSVIKNFQKIEPSKVTPNAHFQKDLGLDSLDTVEIVMAFEEEFSFEIPDNEAEKIDSIKSAVDFIASHPQAK